The region GTTCATAATTGAAGAGGTAAAGGACCTTGAGAAAAGGGATGAAATAAGGTCTGCGATAGAAAGCATACTGCCTGGAGATCTCAGAGAGGAGCTGGAAAGGGAGATAGTAAAGACGATGCTCCGGTATCTTGCCGACCAGACCCACGGTTTTGTTGGTGCAGACATAGAGGCTTTATGTAAGGAAGCAGCAATGAAGGCTCTGAGGAGGATAATTCCCCACATAGATTTAAACGAAGACACCATACCTCCAGAGCTTCTTGAAAACCTGAGAGTTACAATAGATGATTTCAGGGAATCTCTGAAGGAAATTGAACCTTCCGCGATGAGGGAGGTTTTTGTTGAGATACCCAAGATAACTTGGGGCGATGTTGGTGGGCTGGACGATGTAAAAAGGGAAATCATTGAGGCTGTGGAGTGGCCGCTGAAGTATCCTGAGAAATTCAAGAAATTCGGTATCAAACCGCCAAAGGGCGTGCTGCTTTACGGTCCACCCGGCACCGGAAAAACGCTCATTGCAAAGGCCGTGGCGAATGAAAGCCAGGCCAATTTCATCAGCGTCAAGGGCAGCGAACTGCTCTCAAAGTGGCTCGGTGAGAGCGAGAAAGCCGTGAGAAAAATCTTCAGAAAAGCCAAGCAGGTTGCCCCGTGTATAGTGTTCTTTGACGAAATAGATGCCATAGCTCAGATGAGAGGGTTCGATGAGGGTAGTAGGGCTGTGGAAAGAGTTGTCAATCAGATTTTGACCGAGATGGACGGCCTTGAGGACCTTGATGGTGTTGTTGTAATTGGAGCAACAAACCGTCCTGACATTCTCGATCCTGCTCTGCTCAGGCCCGGAAGGTTTGACAGGCTGGTTTACGTGAAACCTCCTGACAAAACGAGCAGGCTTGCCATATTCAGGATCCATACTAAGGGTATGCCTCTTGCGAATGATGTTGACCTCGAGGAGCTTGCTGAGGTTACGGAGGGTTATGCCGGAGCAGACATAGAGGCTGTGTGCAGGGAAGCGGTTATGCTCGCTCTGAGAGAGAACATAAACGTGGAAAGAATAGAGATGAGGCACTTCCTTGAGGCCATAAGAAAGGTGAAGCCCAGCATAACGGATAGCATGCTGAGCTTCTACGAAAGGTTTGAGGAGAAGGCAAAGGAGGTTAAGAGAACACAGAAGGCCATGCTGGGTTATGGTTAGCGAAACATTTATACCTTTTTTCATTTCAATTTTAAAAGGTGGTGATAATGGTTTTTGCAAGAGAAATGCTCAACAAGGTGGTTTTGCTGAGCGATGGGACCGTTGTTGGTGTCGTGCACACTCTAACCTTTGACTTCAAAACAGGGAGTCTCGTCAATGTTGTGGTGAGGCCTAAAAATGAGGTCGAAGGATTGAAAAAGGAAGATGGTTACTACATCATTCCGTTTGAAAGTGTTAGATCTGTAAGCGATTATGTGGTAGTGGACAGGAAGAGAGTTTGATGAGGGAGTATCTCTTTCCACCCCTGATTTTACCACTATTTATTGTAATTATCCTGCTGCCATTTTTTGCAATCCTCTTTGCCTTCGGTGCAACCTCAGCACTTTCAATAGTTCTCGGAATGTCTGTTAATGAGGCAATGATAATATTTACCATGATCGTGATTGGGTCCCTCATAAATATCCCTGTGTATGAAAAGGCGGGCAGGATCGTTGAAAGGAGGTTCAGCTTTTTCGGGCTTATTTACTCTGTAAGGAGAAGAGAAAAAATAGTCGTGGCGGTAAATGTAGGCGGATGTCTCATTCCCTCGTTCATATCTCTTAAACTCCTCTCGGAGGTTGACCTCTCCGCATTCCTTCTGGCGTTTTTCATAACTTCTGCCGTGACTTATATGGCTGCAAAACCTGTTCCCGGCGTGGGGATAACAGTTCCAATGCTCATACCTCCACTAACTTCGGCTCTGGCGTCATATCTTTCGGTCCTCCTCTTTTCTCTTCCTCTGATGGATGTTCCAAGGCTGGCCTTTGCAAGTGGAGTTCTTGGCTCACTTTTCGGAGCGGACGTGTTCCATTTGAAAGATCTTGAGAAAATAGGTTCCGGAGTTGTGAGTATAGGCGGAGCCGGTACATTCGATGGAATTTTTCTGACGGGCCTGTTCTCTGTTCTGTTTGCAGTTTGGCTCATGTGATTTTATGGTTTCAGAATTTCTATATCCAAAACGTATCTGTTGACTCGAGGAGCAAAGTTTCCGCACTCTCTCCAGAACAAAATCCGGGCGTTGTATCCCATGTACTCAATTTTTCTGACAATCTCTTCCTTCTTGTTATCAATTTCTTCTTCCCCGCTGAACGTGTAAAAGTGGAGTGTGCCACCACTTCTGATTTTTTTGAGTGCGATGTCGAGAAAATCTCCGGCATTGTACGGGGCAGGCATTAGAATTCTGTCGAATGTACCGTCAAGCTCCGGTACAACTTCTCTCACGTCTCCTTCTACGACCTTTACGACATTTTCGACTTTATTGGTTTTCACATTCTCTCTGAAATACCTGGCTGCTTCTGGATTAAGCTCAACGCCGATAACCTCTGAAGGGTGTGCGAGTTTTGCGATGACTATTGCGTATGGCCCGACACCTGCAAACATCACGAGAACACGCTCTCCGTCTTTCACAAGTCTTGCGACCCTCTCCCTCTCTCCGGAAAGCTTTACTGTATAGTATGCTTTTGTCGGGTCAACTCTGAATCTGCAACCGTGCTCTTTTGCCACCGTTTCGGTCTCTCCGCCGTAAATGATCTCGTATCTCGCAACCCTGAATTCGCCACTGACCTCTCCGGTCTTTCGGAGGATGGTTCTGACGTGCTTGTGCTTCAATCTGACCCACTCCACGATATCGTCTTTCAGATACATCAGCTGTTCCGGCAGATCGATTATCATCACATCTCCGATAATTTCAAAGCCCCGTCTCAGCAGAGCTATGTCTGAATCTCTTGCTTTGCCCTTCAGATAGTCCTTCAGTGTCATTCTCTCCATTCAGGACTACCTTTGAGGTTCTGTTAATTACACTTTTCGCATTCCATCCATCTGTCAAAACCGGTAAAGCTTAATTATTGCCATCTCTGAATGAGAACATGGTCAAGCTTGCCGTGTCTGGAAAAGGCGGTGTTGGAAAAACCACTCTCACAGCTGTTCTGGCCCATCTCTTTGCGAGAGACGGCTACAATGTTATCGCGATTGATGCTGATTCTGATATGAATCTGCCATCTGCTCTCGGCGTGAAGGATGTGAAACCTCTCTCCGGGCTTAAGGATGTCATTGAACAGCGGGTTAAAGGTCCTCTCGGAACTTACAAGGTAAACCCCAAGGTTGATGACGTTTTTGAGGCATATTCTGTGAGAAATGAGGATGGTGTAAGGGTTGCAGTTCTTGGAACGATTGAGAAGGGCGGTGATGGATGTTTCTGCCCGGAAAACGCTTTTTTGAGGGCAATACTGAGGCATGCGATCTTCAGGGAGAATGATGTTCTGCTCATCGACATGGAGGCTGGAATAGAGCATCTGGGGAGGGGAACGGCTAAGGGGGTTGATCTGCTAATTGCAGTTGTTGAGCCCGGGGTTAGGAGCTTTGAGACTCTTTCAAGAATAGAAAAGCTCGCCGAGGATATAGGGATAGACAGAGTCGGAGTGGTGGTGAACAAGTATATTGAGACTGAAAGGTCAAGGGAGCTTGTTGAAAATCTGGACAAGCCATTGCTAGGAGTAATCCCGTACAGCCAGGCATTTATAGAGGCAGATCTTGAAAATCTGCCCCCATACCGGGTTGTTGATCTTGAACCGTTCATTGAGATAAAGAACAACATACTGCGGATGGTGGACAGATGAGGGTAGCAATCCTTCTCAGGAAGAAATATGGAAAAAGAGCGGTGGAGCAAATCTCGAAGAAATTTGACGTGGTAACCTTCAGGCTTCCCGACGAACTGCCGGAGCTGATTGATGAGCCTGAGGAGATAGAGCTGCCGGACGAGATTTTTGAGAGCGACATCATTCTGAGCTATGCCCTTCATCCTGATGTAAGCTACGAGCTGATAAGGAGGGCGGAGGGAAAAAACGTGAAGGCAGTAATTCTGCCCGGTGGTCCAAAAAGCGGTTCAAGAACTCAGCTTAAGGAACTCGGAGAAAAACACGGTGTGAAGGTGATATGGGAGGATGTGTGTTGTGCAGCACCTTTCATTGATGAAGAGGGCATCGCAGAATTTTTTGCAGAATTCGGCCTTCCAGAATTTGAAGTTGACGTCGAGGATGGAAAGGTCAAAGACGTCAGGGTAAAGAGATCTGCAATCTGTGGTTCAAGCTATTTTGTAGCCGAGAAAATCAGAGGGCTGGACATTGAGGAAGCTCCGGCAAAGGCTGGTTACTTTACTCAGATCTATCCGTGCTTCGCTTCAAGGGGTATTGATGGAAAAATTCACCGCGCTGCACACATCCACAAGAGACAGGTGGAAAGGGCAATTGAAAGGGCTAAAGAAAAATGTCAAGAATAATTGAAATCAGCAGGACTGAGCTTAAAAGGGCGTTCAGATAGAAAAACGAAATCTGAATTGCTTTTTCATCCTTCCAGAGCCAGACTATGCCGTGTTCAATTATAAGCAGTGCTGCAATGGCGATCAAACCGGCTTTTGCAAAACTCCCGGGGGTATAGATTTCGATGACTGCATAGCTTAAAAGTGTAAAAAATATGACGTGGTTCAGGGCGGAAACAATTTTCCCAGCCCTTATGCCAAACTTGGCCGGAATGCTGTGCAGACCATGCTTTAGGTCAAAGTCATAATCCTGAAGGGCGTATATGATATCGAAGCCTGCAACCCAGAAAATCACAGCCATACCGATTAAAAAGGGCAGAAAATCCTTCCCGAGAAAATCGAAAGAATTGGTTACGGCGATCCAGCCACCCATGGGGGCGTAGGCAAGGTTCAATCCCAGGATGTAATGCGAGATAGCCGAGTATCTTTTTAGATATGGGTAAAGATAGGCTGTGAAGACGGGAATGGGAGACAGAAGGAAGGTAAGCTCGTTGATCATGTAAGCTGAAAGGAAGTAAACGATCAGACTCACGAGAGTTATTGTGTATGCTTCCCTCAAGCTCATCAGACCTGCGGGCAGATGCCTGCTGGCGGTTCTCGGGTTAAGTGCATCGATTTCCCGGTCTATTATCCTGTTCAGGGTCATGGCAGCAGTTCTCATGCTGGTGAATGCTGTGGCTATTAATGCGAATGTTCGGAGGCCAATCATTCCACCCTCTGCCAGAAACGCTCCAAGATACGCAAACGGTAAGGCAAATAGAGTGTGCTCTATTTTGATGAAATCCATGATGAGCCTAAGTTTTTTAACCATGCTTTCAAAATTGATTGACGATTTAAAAAGGTGATAGGATGGATGAGGAAAGCATCTCATCAAAGGCAGTGCTTTCGATGCTGCTTGAGGTGTCTGCCAATCCCAAGCCAGGGAATGTGGACAGACTTCACAACTTCGACGATCTGAGATACGAACATTTCCTTGTTTCAGCAGCCTCGGCTTTCCCTGTTTTTCTCAGAATTGCTAAAAACATAGTTTCAATTGGTAGAGGTGTTTACGATCTTGTTGCTACGACGAGAGAGGGGCATGAGGCCGGAAACGTCCACTTCGGAGCTTTCCTTCTTTTAACACCGCTTGTTTATTCGGAAGGAGATGTGGACAAGGCTTTCAGGGCTGTTAAAGCCTCCACATACGAGGACTCTTTATGGGTGAAAAAAGCGTTTGACATGTCCGAGGCAAGGGTTATGAATGCCGAAAAACTCGATCTGATGGACGATGTTGAGGTAGAAATTGTTCGGAAAAGGCTGAATCTTTACGACTGGATGAAACTTGCCCCTGAGGAGAATTTCATTGCTAAGGAATACGTGTCAGGGTTTGAGCTCTGCAACAGTGGAAAAGAAATGCTGTTTTCATACTATTCGGAAACAGGCGATGTGAACCGGGCGATAGTTCTTACCTACATGTCTTTCCTGGCAGAGTTACCCGACCCTCTGATTGTTGCCAAAAAAGGGATGGATGTGGCATGCAGAGTTAAAGCTCTTGCTGAGGATGCATTGAATGTTTACAAAGAGACGGAAAACTTTGCAGTGTTTGACGAACTTGATGGGCTTCTAATCTCGGAAGGGATTAATCCGGGAAGTGTGGCTGATCTGACAATAGCATCCATTTTTCTCGCTCTTGTGGAGGGGTGGAGATTTTGATCGAGAAGTTTGGGCTGTATGAGGGGATAAATGAGGTCATAGGAATCACTTTTGGCGGATGGATAAATACTGCACCTATAGGACTAATCGTTGGGGATGATATCCGGGTGAGGCTGTACAGCAATCATACGAGGGAGCTTCTCGAGAAAAGTGGGATGCTGTACGTAAACGTCGTTCATGACCCTATTGTTTTTGTCATCTCTGCTTTTGAAGATCTCGGGGAGGAGTGGTTTGAGAGTCTCGAACCTCCGGTTATAAAAGGCAGCCTGAGCTGGATGAAGTTTAGAGCAAGGCTTGACGGGAATTTCGCCGTTCTTGACCTTCTGGAAGGCGATGTGCTGAGAAAAGAGGTTAGGGCCGTTAACAGAGGATTCAACGCCCTTATTGAGGCTACAGTCCATGCAACAAGGTATATTCTGTCGGGAAGTGAAACTCTGGCTGATAAAATCAGGTATTATGGCAGGGTGGTGGAAAGATGCGGGAGCAGAAGGGAAAAGGAGGCATATAACCTGCTTGTAAAATATGCTGGACTTGACTAACATTATTTTGCAAAGCCTGGAGAAGAGAATGTAAAAAGTGTGAAAAAGAAAATCAAACCTTCGGATGTCCTGAAACGTCTTCGATGTTCTTTGCACCGCTTTCTGTGTGGCAGCTCGAACAGTGCATCTTTCCTCTTGTGTTCTCAATCAGGCCACCCTTGTTGGAGTGGCATGATCCGCACGTGTTCAGGTCATCGTCCATTTCGTAGTACACATAGGCGAAGGTTCCATCGTGCATGGCATTGATAAGCTCAACAGCCTTCCTTGCAACGTCTGCGGTGAGTCTAGCACACCTCTCGCTTCTTTCTGGTGAGAATGCTTTGTATCCAGAAACTTCGCACCAGTTTGTGACTGAAGCGTGGCACAGCGGTGAGTTTGCCACAGAACTTGGCATTGGGTCAAGCTCAGCCTTCATGGCCTTCGGTGGCTTGTATTTGGGTAGCTCTTCGACCTGATACCATGCGTAAAGCTCGTTCACGACCTTATCTGCCTCCTCTTCGGGCAGGCACAGATATGCGGCCCATGCGGCACCGTTCAGGGTTCCACAGAGTGTGCCCCATCCAACGACTCCGCCCTTTCCGACGGTGGATATGCTTGCAACTGGCAGGAATTCTTCATAGGGTGAACCGACCTCGTCTGCAAGGGCCTTTACTATTGCATAGAATGAACCGAAACAGCAGTGCGCTCCGGGGAGTTCTTCCCCGTCGAAGGTCTTTCCGCAGTAACCCTGGTATCCGAGGTCTGCAACCTTGTCCAGGTCGAGTTTCTTGTACTCCCATGGTGGCTCTGGCAGTGATGGGGCTTCTTTTTCTGCAACTTCTGGGGTTGGTGTGCCTGCTGGCTGTGGTGTTGTGGCTAATTTTTCCTCCTCCTGTGCGCACCCCATCAGAGCAGTCGCAAAAGCAGCCCCCATCATTCCGAGGAAACTTCGCCTGTACATATTATCACCATTATGATTGTGAACTTCGATGCATATAAACATTTTGAACGTTCCATATGTAACATTTAACAATGAATAATAAAAACAGATGGATTATTCTCGTAACTGCGCTTTGACCCGATTATGCTAAAATTA is a window of Geoglobus acetivorans DNA encoding:
- a CDS encoding C-GCAxxG-C-C family protein; protein product: MYRRSFLGMMGAAFATALMGCAQEEEKLATTPQPAGTPTPEVAEKEAPSLPEPPWEYKKLDLDKVADLGYQGYCGKTFDGEELPGAHCCFGSFYAIVKALADEVGSPYEEFLPVASISTVGKGGVVGWGTLCGTLNGAAWAAYLCLPEEEADKVVNELYAWYQVEELPKYKPPKAMKAELDPMPSSVANSPLCHASVTNWCEVSGYKAFSPERSERCARLTADVARKAVELINAMHDGTFAYVYYEMDDDLNTCGSCHSNKGGLIENTRGKMHCSSCHTESGAKNIEDVSGHPKV
- a CDS encoding DUF447 domain-containing protein, producing the protein MEILIEKFGLYEGINEVIGITFGGWINTAPIGLIVGDDIRVRLYSNHTRELLEKSGMLYVNVVHDPIVFVISAFEDLGEEWFESLEPPVIKGSLSWMKFRARLDGNFAVLDLLEGDVLRKEVRAVNRGFNALIEATVHATRYILSGSETLADKIRYYGRVVERCGSRREKEAYNLLVKYAGLD
- a CDS encoding P-loop NTPase — its product is MVKLAVSGKGGVGKTTLTAVLAHLFARDGYNVIAIDADSDMNLPSALGVKDVKPLSGLKDVIEQRVKGPLGTYKVNPKVDDVFEAYSVRNEDGVRVAVLGTIEKGGDGCFCPENAFLRAILRHAIFRENDVLLIDMEAGIEHLGRGTAKGVDLLIAVVEPGVRSFETLSRIEKLAEDIGIDRVGVVVNKYIETERSRELVENLDKPLLGVIPYSQAFIEADLENLPPYRVVDLEPFIEIKNNILRMVDR
- a CDS encoding DUF166 family protein, with translation MRVAILLRKKYGKRAVEQISKKFDVVTFRLPDELPELIDEPEEIELPDEIFESDIILSYALHPDVSYELIRRAEGKNVKAVILPGGPKSGSRTQLKELGEKHGVKVIWEDVCCAAPFIDEEGIAEFFAEFGLPEFEVDVEDGKVKDVRVKRSAICGSSYFVAEKIRGLDIEEAPAKAGYFTQIYPCFASRGIDGKIHRAAHIHKRQVERAIERAKEKCQE
- a CDS encoding triphosphoribosyl-dephospho-CoA synthase: MDEESISSKAVLSMLLEVSANPKPGNVDRLHNFDDLRYEHFLVSAASAFPVFLRIAKNIVSIGRGVYDLVATTREGHEAGNVHFGAFLLLTPLVYSEGDVDKAFRAVKASTYEDSLWVKKAFDMSEARVMNAEKLDLMDDVEVEIVRKRLNLYDWMKLAPEENFIAKEYVSGFELCNSGKEMLFSYYSETGDVNRAIVLTYMSFLAELPDPLIVAKKGMDVACRVKALAEDALNVYKETENFAVFDELDGLLISEGINPGSVADLTIASIFLALVEGWRF
- a CDS encoding class I SAM-dependent methyltransferase family protein; this encodes MERMTLKDYLKGKARDSDIALLRRGFEIIGDVMIIDLPEQLMYLKDDIVEWVRLKHKHVRTILRKTGEVSGEFRVARYEIIYGGETETVAKEHGCRFRVDPTKAYYTVKLSGERERVARLVKDGERVLVMFAGVGPYAIVIAKLAHPSEVIGVELNPEAARYFRENVKTNKVENVVKVVEGDVREVVPELDGTFDRILMPAPYNAGDFLDIALKKIRSGGTLHFYTFSGEEEIDNKKEEIVRKIEYMGYNARILFWRECGNFAPRVNRYVLDIEILKP
- a CDS encoding PRC-barrel domain-containing protein, which encodes MVFAREMLNKVVLLSDGTVVGVVHTLTFDFKTGSLVNVVVRPKNEVEGLKKEDGYYIIPFESVRSVSDYVVVDRKRV
- a CDS encoding UbiA-like polyprenyltransferase, which produces MVKKLRLIMDFIKIEHTLFALPFAYLGAFLAEGGMIGLRTFALIATAFTSMRTAAMTLNRIIDREIDALNPRTASRHLPAGLMSLREAYTITLVSLIVYFLSAYMINELTFLLSPIPVFTAYLYPYLKRYSAISHYILGLNLAYAPMGGWIAVTNSFDFLGKDFLPFLIGMAVIFWVAGFDIIYALQDYDFDLKHGLHSIPAKFGIRAGKIVSALNHVIFFTLLSYAVIEIYTPGSFAKAGLIAIAALLIIEHGIVWLWKDEKAIQISFFYLNALLSSVLLISIILDIFL
- a CDS encoding DUF1614 domain-containing protein — its product is MREYLFPPLILPLFIVIILLPFFAILFAFGATSALSIVLGMSVNEAMIIFTMIVIGSLINIPVYEKAGRIVERRFSFFGLIYSVRRREKIVVAVNVGGCLIPSFISLKLLSEVDLSAFLLAFFITSAVTYMAAKPVPGVGITVPMLIPPLTSALASYLSVLLFSLPLMDVPRLAFASGVLGSLFGADVFHLKDLEKIGSGVVSIGGAGTFDGIFLTGLFSVLFAVWLM